The Halogeometricum rufum genome has a segment encoding these proteins:
- a CDS encoding CBS domain-containing protein: MDIANIATPDFVEVDADKRLGKVRSIFERENSHGIIVTDDGEYAGVIGEKQLVRSRMEDDTKSSAVMKSAPKIDRHEDVREAARMLVEGDTRIAPVFEGEKLYGIVTGNDILEAVLENLDAISVEDILTEDVVTIGEKSHVGQAINRLRENGISRLPVTDDDGKLTGVLTTHDIIEFSVRNADRQGRGDRRGDIDRMLDLPVYDLMSSPVITATPGETVQEAVSRMFENDIEGLVVTPTDSDAEVLGVLTKTDVLRALTFTEEEQMDVQITNIGLLETLTRENVVESITQVVDKYQQMQVLHAHVRFHEHKEKLRGTPLIQCQVRLRTSHGQVAGSGEGYGAEHAFHVALDKLERNVLELKGVNADEKYQGQVMRKLGDL; the protein is encoded by the coding sequence ATGGATATTGCTAATATTGCCACTCCCGATTTCGTCGAGGTTGATGCAGACAAACGACTGGGTAAAGTCCGGTCGATTTTCGAGCGCGAGAACTCCCACGGTATCATCGTCACCGACGACGGCGAGTACGCCGGGGTCATCGGCGAGAAGCAACTCGTCCGCTCCCGCATGGAGGACGACACGAAGTCGTCGGCGGTGATGAAGTCTGCCCCCAAGATAGACCGTCACGAGGACGTGCGCGAGGCGGCCCGGATGCTGGTCGAGGGCGACACCCGCATCGCCCCCGTCTTCGAGGGCGAGAAACTGTACGGCATCGTCACGGGCAACGACATCCTCGAAGCGGTGCTGGAGAACCTCGACGCCATCTCCGTCGAGGACATCCTGACCGAGGACGTCGTCACCATCGGCGAGAAGTCCCACGTCGGGCAGGCCATCAACCGCCTGCGCGAGAACGGCATCTCCCGACTTCCCGTCACCGACGACGACGGCAAACTCACCGGCGTGCTGACCACGCACGACATCATCGAGTTCTCGGTCCGGAACGCCGACCGTCAGGGTCGCGGTGACCGCCGCGGCGACATCGACCGGATGCTCGACCTGCCGGTGTACGACCTGATGTCCTCGCCCGTCATCACGGCGACGCCCGGCGAGACGGTCCAGGAGGCCGTCTCCCGGATGTTCGAGAACGACATCGAGGGGCTCGTCGTCACGCCGACCGACAGCGACGCCGAGGTGCTCGGCGTCCTCACGAAGACGGACGTGCTGCGCGCCCTGACGTTCACCGAGGAGGAGCAGATGGACGTGCAGATTACCAACATCGGCCTGCTGGAGACGCTGACCCGCGAGAACGTCGTCGAATCCATCACGCAGGTGGTCGACAAGTACCAGCAGATGCAGGTCCTCCACGCGCACGTCCGGTTCCACGAGCACAAGGAGAAACTCCGCGGGACGCCTCTCATCCAGTGTCAGGTGCGCCTCCGCACCAGTCACGGACAGGTGGCCGGGAGTGGCGAGGGCTACGGGGCGGAACACGCCTTCCACGTCGCACTCGACAAACTCGAACGCAACGTGCTCGAACTGAAGGGCGTCAACGCCGACGAGAAGTACCAGGGTCAGGTCATGCGAAAGCTCGGCGACCTGTAG
- a CDS encoding CDC48 family AAA ATPase translates to MNEVQLEVAKAYPNDSGRGIARLDPDTLLHLKLSPGDIIEIEGGETTAAKVWRADRQDWNTDTVRIDGFTRQNADVGIGERVTIRKAEATKAEKLVLAPPEEASVQFGSDAAGMVKRQILKRPVVERDIVPVMSSTNHPFMRSPGQAIPLIAVETEPEGVCLVTEDTEVELREEPISGFEKTGGGITYEDIGGLQGEIQRVREMVELPMKHPQIFKKLGIEPPQGVLLHGPPGTGKTLLAKAVANETSASFFSIAGPEIISKYYGESEQQLREIFEDAKEESPSIIFIDELDSIAPKREDVTGEVERRVVAQLLTMMDGLETRGQVIVIAATNRVDSVDPALRRPGRFDREIEIGVPDESGRKEILQIHTRGMPLSDDVSLDHLADETHGFVGADIESLTKEAAMKALRRYLPEIDLDEEDIPPSLIDRMIVKRDDFEGALTEVEPSAMREVLVELPKISWDDVGGLEDPKQQVKESVEWPLTSRGKFERMGIEPPKGVLLYGPPGTGKTLMAKAVANETNANFISVRGPQLLSKWVGESEKAIRQTFRKARQVSPTIIFFDELDSLAPSRGNDMGNNVSERVVNQLLTELDGLEENGDVMVIGATNRPDMIDPALIRSGRFDRLVLIGQPSEEGREQILKIHTKSSPLAPDVSLREIAEITDGYVGSDLESIGREAAIEALREDDDAEEIEMRHFRKAMESVRPTITEDLMDYYEQMQDQFKGGAREQLGDSRGGRIGFQ, encoded by the coding sequence ATGAACGAAGTGCAACTCGAAGTGGCGAAAGCGTACCCGAACGACTCGGGTCGCGGCATCGCCCGTCTTGACCCGGACACGTTGCTCCATCTCAAACTCTCACCGGGCGACATCATCGAGATAGAAGGCGGTGAGACGACGGCGGCCAAGGTGTGGCGTGCAGACCGCCAAGACTGGAACACGGACACGGTTCGCATCGACGGCTTCACCCGTCAGAACGCCGACGTGGGTATCGGCGAACGGGTGACCATCCGGAAGGCGGAGGCGACGAAGGCCGAGAAACTCGTCCTCGCGCCCCCGGAGGAGGCGAGCGTCCAGTTCGGTTCGGACGCCGCCGGCATGGTCAAACGCCAGATTCTCAAGCGTCCCGTCGTCGAACGCGACATCGTCCCCGTGATGTCCTCGACGAACCACCCGTTCATGCGGTCGCCCGGACAGGCGATTCCGCTCATCGCCGTCGAGACGGAACCCGAAGGCGTCTGTCTCGTCACCGAGGACACCGAGGTGGAACTCCGCGAGGAGCCCATCTCCGGGTTCGAGAAGACCGGCGGCGGAATTACGTACGAGGACATCGGCGGCCTGCAGGGCGAGATTCAGCGGGTCCGGGAGATGGTCGAACTCCCGATGAAGCACCCGCAGATATTCAAGAAACTCGGCATCGAACCGCCGCAGGGGGTGCTGTTGCACGGCCCGCCGGGGACGGGGAAGACCCTCCTGGCGAAGGCCGTCGCCAACGAGACGTCGGCGAGTTTCTTCTCCATCGCCGGGCCGGAGATCATCTCGAAGTACTACGGCGAGTCCGAACAGCAACTGCGCGAGATATTCGAGGACGCCAAAGAGGAGTCGCCCTCGATAATCTTCATCGACGAACTCGACTCCATCGCGCCCAAGCGCGAGGACGTGACCGGCGAAGTCGAACGCCGCGTCGTCGCCCAACTGCTGACGATGATGGACGGGTTGGAGACGCGCGGGCAGGTCATCGTCATCGCGGCGACCAACCGCGTCGACTCGGTCGACCCCGCACTCCGCCGTCCCGGTCGGTTCGACCGCGAAATCGAGATCGGCGTCCCCGACGAGAGCGGCCGCAAGGAGATCCTCCAGATTCACACGCGCGGGATGCCCCTCTCGGACGACGTGTCGCTCGACCACCTCGCGGACGAGACGCACGGCTTCGTCGGCGCCGACATCGAGTCGCTGACGAAGGAGGCCGCGATGAAGGCCCTCCGGCGGTACCTCCCGGAGATAGACCTCGACGAGGAGGACATCCCGCCGAGTCTCATCGACCGGATGATCGTCAAGCGCGACGACTTCGAGGGCGCACTCACCGAGGTGGAACCCTCGGCGATGCGGGAGGTCCTCGTCGAACTGCCGAAGATATCGTGGGACGACGTCGGCGGACTCGAAGACCCGAAACAGCAGGTCAAAGAGAGCGTCGAGTGGCCGCTCACCTCCCGCGGGAAGTTCGAACGCATGGGCATCGAACCGCCGAAGGGCGTCCTCCTGTACGGACCGCCCGGCACGGGGAAGACGCTCATGGCGAAGGCCGTCGCCAACGAGACGAACGCCAACTTCATCTCCGTCAGGGGCCCGCAACTGCTGTCGAAGTGGGTCGGGGAGAGCGAGAAGGCCATCCGCCAGACGTTCCGCAAGGCGCGGCAGGTCAGTCCGACCATCATCTTCTTCGACGAGTTGGACAGCCTCGCGCCCAGTCGGGGCAACGACATGGGCAACAACGTCTCCGAACGCGTCGTCAACCAACTGCTGACCGAGTTGGACGGCCTCGAGGAGAACGGCGACGTGATGGTCATCGGCGCGACCAACCGCCCCGACATGATCGACCCCGCGCTCATCCGCTCGGGTCGGTTCGACCGCCTCGTCCTCATCGGCCAACCGAGCGAGGAGGGCCGCGAGCAGATTCTGAAGATTCACACGAAGTCGAGTCCGCTCGCGCCCGACGTGAGCCTGCGCGAAATCGCGGAGATAACCGATGGCTACGTCGGGTCCGACCTCGAATCCATCGGCCGCGAGGCAGCCATCGAGGCGCTTCGCGAGGACGACGACGCCGAAGAGATAGAGATGCGGCACTTCCGCAAGGCGATGGAGTCCGTCCGCCCGACCATCACGGAAGACCTGATGGACTACTACGAGCAGATGCAGGACCAGTTCAAGGGCGGCGCGCGCGAGCAACTCGGCGACAGTCGCGGCGGCCGTATCGGCTTCCAATAG
- a CDS encoding PstS family phosphate ABC transporter substrate-binding protein, whose translation MSDANADDGARIDRRAFAALLGSAGVAGLAGCAGGGSGTPDGQTDAGGGSGGSTETAPLTVDGSSTVYPITSDGASVWNSNPPADDEEYWGPGQYDIDTDANMADYWAGRYGFSGEEGQPPFLVNVGLSHSGTGVTKVMNGQVDIGNSSAPVADELPDADQSTLDTFVNHVVGVDGQPLVVSRAVYDAGVTKLTGDQLRAIYKGEIENWSEIPSYTGPDREIQVVGRAEGSGTDTAFRANLYGSADEPIPGVDIRKGQNQQVQTLVANSDNAIAYLALAFVQSGGEVPPIALEIDGTTYSYGENLSAKGYPLSRDLHCYTYDGTSEKEAAFLRMLVHDYGQATFVEPNNYFKLTQARQEEELGKLPDPSEQS comes from the coding sequence ATGTCAGACGCCAACGCCGACGACGGGGCACGTATCGACCGGCGCGCGTTCGCCGCACTCCTCGGCAGCGCAGGCGTCGCGGGACTGGCCGGGTGTGCGGGTGGCGGGTCCGGCACACCCGATGGACAGACCGACGCCGGCGGCGGGTCCGGCGGGTCCACCGAGACGGCACCGCTGACGGTGGACGGGTCCTCGACGGTGTACCCCATCACGTCCGATGGCGCGTCGGTCTGGAACTCCAACCCCCCGGCGGACGACGAGGAGTACTGGGGCCCCGGGCAGTACGACATCGACACGGACGCCAACATGGCCGACTACTGGGCCGGCCGCTACGGCTTCAGCGGCGAGGAGGGTCAGCCGCCGTTCCTCGTCAACGTCGGACTCTCACACTCCGGCACCGGCGTCACGAAAGTGATGAACGGGCAGGTGGACATCGGCAACTCCTCCGCGCCCGTCGCGGACGAACTCCCCGACGCCGACCAGTCCACGCTCGACACGTTCGTCAACCACGTCGTCGGCGTCGACGGCCAACCCTTGGTCGTCTCCCGCGCGGTGTACGACGCCGGCGTGACGAAACTCACCGGCGACCAACTCAGAGCGATATACAAAGGCGAGATAGAGAACTGGAGCGAGATACCGTCGTACACGGGACCGGACAGGGAGATTCAGGTCGTCGGCCGCGCCGAGGGCTCCGGCACCGACACCGCCTTCCGCGCGAACCTCTACGGGAGCGCCGACGAACCGATACCCGGCGTCGACATCCGGAAGGGGCAGAACCAGCAGGTCCAGACGCTCGTCGCCAACTCCGACAACGCCATCGCCTACCTCGCACTCGCGTTCGTCCAGTCCGGCGGGGAGGTCCCGCCCATCGCGCTGGAAATCGACGGGACGACGTACTCCTACGGCGAGAACCTCAGCGCCAAAGGCTACCCGCTCAGCCGCGACCTCCACTGCTACACGTACGACGGCACGTCCGAGAAGGAGGCGGCGTTCCTCCGGATGCTCGTTCACGACTACGGGCAAGCGACGTTCGTCGAGCCGAACAACTATTTCAAACTCACGCAGGCCAGACAGGAGGAGGAACTCGGGAAACTCCCCGACCCGTCCGAGCAGTCCTGA
- a CDS encoding YciE/YciF ferroxidase family protein, with translation MSADSLEDLFVDGLQKLYYTEKQLLDALEELESGSSDESVKEAFSEHRQETQTHVERLEEAFERMDKSAETKQDRVVDAMIEEHEDFTGQNPDGKVLERFNIAAGQKSEHYEIAAYGNLIPLADQLGLEAVADLLEENLREEQEALDELSQIGEEFDYGEIESSA, from the coding sequence ATGTCCGCTGACTCACTCGAAGACCTGTTCGTGGACGGACTCCAGAAGCTCTACTACACCGAAAAACAGCTGCTGGACGCGCTCGAGGAACTCGAATCCGGGTCCTCCGACGAGAGCGTCAAAGAGGCGTTCTCCGAGCACCGTCAGGAGACGCAGACGCACGTCGAACGACTCGAAGAGGCGTTCGAGCGGATGGACAAGTCCGCCGAGACGAAGCAGGACCGCGTCGTGGACGCGATGATCGAGGAACACGAGGATTTCACCGGCCAGAACCCCGACGGGAAGGTCCTCGAACGGTTCAACATCGCCGCGGGCCAGAAGTCAGAGCACTACGAGATAGCCGCCTACGGCAACCTCATCCCGCTCGCCGACCAGCTCGGTCTGGAAGCGGTCGCGGACCTCCTCGAAGAGAACCTCCGCGAGGAGCAGGAGGCGCTCGACGAACTCTCGCAGATCGGCGAGGAGTTCGACTACGGCGAGATAGAGTCCAGCGCCTGA
- a CDS encoding S8 family serine peptidase: protein MTTEDRWTLLVVAVCVVVVAASIAAVAVWAPAPSRAIPSDSTASEPLDRLHASGTTGENVTVGVVDATGFDADHAALADRVAATRAFGAEPTVGNRGRDDHGTAAAATVARVAPDASLVLATFDSPRGFREAVRWMVASDVDVVVAPVSFLGTAGDGSSPVARVATNATREGVVFVAPTGNLARGHWAGRYSRVENGTLRFGGDSRLYLTGDGRRVTVWLSWPERYRSQDYTVELYRTGGGQTTLVARSQPYAGDGVPNERFVVSARPGAYHVVVRGPQNATDVPLELSSPTHDFRRPVPSGSLTAPATAPGVLAVGAFDPRTDRLERFSSRGPTRDGRLGVDVVAPDRGVSPVTDERFVGSSASAPYAGGAAALVLATAPDRSPREVEVLLERTATDVGKPGPDPAAGHGRLRPAAAVRAAQNETADGNERGDEAAGRIAQSGV from the coding sequence ATGACCACCGAGGACCGCTGGACGCTCCTCGTCGTCGCCGTCTGCGTCGTCGTCGTCGCGGCGAGCATCGCCGCCGTGGCGGTGTGGGCTCCAGCGCCGTCGCGGGCGATTCCGTCGGATTCGACGGCGTCTGAACCGCTCGACCGCCTCCACGCGTCGGGCACCACCGGCGAGAACGTCACCGTCGGCGTCGTCGACGCCACCGGCTTCGACGCCGACCACGCGGCACTCGCGGACCGGGTCGCCGCGACGCGCGCGTTCGGGGCCGAACCGACGGTCGGAAACCGCGGCCGGGACGACCACGGCACCGCCGCCGCGGCGACGGTGGCCCGCGTCGCCCCCGACGCCTCCCTCGTCCTCGCCACCTTCGACTCGCCGCGCGGGTTCCGCGAGGCCGTCCGCTGGATGGTCGCCTCGGACGTGGACGTCGTCGTCGCGCCCGTCTCCTTCCTCGGGACGGCCGGCGACGGCAGCAGTCCCGTGGCCCGCGTCGCGACGAACGCCACCCGCGAGGGCGTCGTCTTCGTCGCGCCCACCGGCAACCTCGCGCGCGGACACTGGGCCGGCCGGTACAGTCGCGTCGAGAACGGGACGCTCCGGTTCGGCGGCGACAGTCGCCTCTACCTCACCGGCGACGGCCGCCGCGTCACCGTCTGGCTCTCGTGGCCCGAACGGTACCGGTCGCAGGACTACACCGTCGAACTCTACCGGACGGGCGGCGGGCAGACGACGCTGGTCGCCCGGTCGCAACCGTACGCGGGCGACGGCGTCCCGAACGAACGCTTCGTCGTCAGCGCGCGGCCGGGCGCGTACCACGTCGTCGTCCGCGGCCCGCAGAACGCCACGGACGTCCCCCTCGAACTGTCGTCGCCGACGCACGACTTCAGGCGGCCCGTGCCGTCGGGCAGTCTCACCGCGCCCGCGACGGCCCCCGGCGTCCTCGCGGTGGGCGCGTTCGACCCGCGGACGGACCGACTGGAGCGGTTCAGTTCGCGCGGCCCGACCCGCGACGGCCGCCTCGGCGTGGACGTGGTCGCGCCCGACAGGGGCGTCTCGCCCGTCACCGACGAGCGATTCGTCGGGTCGTCGGCGTCCGCGCCGTACGCGGGCGGCGCGGCCGCACTCGTCCTCGCGACGGCCCCCGACCGGTCGCCGCGGGAGGTGGAGGTGCTGCTCGAACGGACGGCGACGGACGTCGGCAAACCCGGTCCCGACCCCGCGGCGGGTCACGGCCGCCTCCGACCGGCGGCGGCGGTCCGGGCCGCGCAGAACGAGACGGCGGACGGGAACGAACGCGGGGACGAGGCGGCGGGTCGAATCGCTCAAAGCGGCGTTTGA
- a CDS encoding DUF6498-containing protein: MSARRNETLGTLAFAPTLLSNLLPVVGIVALDWRIVEVLATYWLELGTTLLVYGVAALFARRPVVLDGRTLFLPGVSNDTERHEKWDRAPNPVELPGPLPPVYPRNARLVRLSFVWGFGFLAFPLYAEPKLIADALSPALVLTALAMVASHVDQLRREFFGERRYEEMSAHMVLEVPGRLLFFVICYLALVGACGIVLALLAVGVADSNTVVVPAFETELAATTVVVVGMLLVEWSRFRAEHDPESSGFATWFLPDDPRE, encoded by the coding sequence ATGTCCGCGCGCCGAAACGAAACTCTCGGCACCCTCGCGTTCGCGCCGACCCTCCTCTCGAACCTCCTTCCGGTCGTCGGTATCGTCGCGCTCGACTGGCGTATCGTCGAGGTGCTGGCGACGTACTGGCTGGAACTGGGCACGACGCTGCTCGTCTACGGCGTCGCCGCCCTGTTCGCCCGCCGTCCGGTCGTGCTGGACGGTCGAACCCTGTTTCTCCCGGGCGTGAGCAACGACACCGAGCGCCACGAGAAGTGGGACCGAGCGCCGAACCCGGTGGAACTGCCCGGACCGCTCCCGCCCGTCTACCCGCGGAACGCTCGACTGGTCCGGCTGTCGTTCGTGTGGGGCTTCGGCTTCCTCGCGTTCCCCCTGTACGCGGAGCCGAAACTGATTGCAGACGCGCTCTCGCCGGCGCTCGTGCTGACCGCACTCGCCATGGTCGCCTCTCACGTCGACCAACTCCGACGGGAGTTCTTCGGCGAGCGACGGTACGAGGAGATGTCGGCGCACATGGTACTGGAGGTGCCGGGGCGACTCCTGTTCTTCGTCATCTGCTACCTCGCGCTGGTCGGTGCCTGCGGGATAGTACTCGCGTTGCTCGCCGTCGGCGTCGCCGACTCGAACACCGTCGTCGTCCCGGCGTTCGAGACGGAACTGGCCGCCACGACGGTGGTCGTCGTCGGGATGCTCCTCGTGGAGTGGTCGCGCTTCCGGGCCGAACACGACCCGGAATCGAGCGGGTTCGCGACGTGGTTCCTCCCCGATGACCCGCGGGAGTAG
- the larC gene encoding nickel pincer cofactor biosynthesis protein LarC, with amino-acid sequence MRTLAFDGRMGASGDMILASLVAAGADPRSLRPVEEALDVRYDVSTVVKNGISATRVRVLLDDADEDGDDDGGSQDIHSHDDHAHSHDSDHSHDADHSHDHDHSHDHDDATPAEGHGPHRAYAEVVEIVEAMDLPDGVERDAKAVFERLGEAEAAVHGTDLAETHFHEVGADDAIADVVGACLLLDDLDVERVVTTPLATGGGDQTMAHGTYPVPTPAVVEIATHADWSLRGGPVEAELLTPTGAAVLAHLAEGVETLPTLELDAVGYGAGGYDFPDHPNVLRTLVGDGAGRLARDEITVLETNVDDASPELLGSLQSTLTDAGARDVTVLPATMKKSRPGHLVKVIVKPEDAERVAHRLAVETGSLGVREHGAGHRWVASRRFETAELEIEGERFEVPVKVAADTDGEVYDYSAEFEDAAAVADATGLPVREVMRRAENAVADE; translated from the coding sequence ATGCGCACACTCGCGTTCGACGGCCGGATGGGTGCCAGCGGCGACATGATACTCGCGTCTCTCGTGGCCGCCGGTGCCGACCCGCGTTCGCTCCGACCCGTCGAGGAGGCTCTCGACGTCCGCTACGACGTTTCGACGGTGGTGAAGAACGGTATCTCCGCGACTCGCGTTCGGGTCCTGCTGGACGACGCCGACGAAGACGGTGACGACGACGGCGGCTCGCAGGACATCCACTCGCACGACGACCACGCCCATTCGCACGACTCCGACCACTCGCACGACGCCGACCACTCGCACGACCACGACCACTCACACGATCACGACGACGCCACGCCCGCAGAGGGCCACGGCCCCCACCGCGCCTACGCCGAAGTCGTCGAGATAGTCGAGGCGATGGACCTGCCCGACGGCGTCGAACGGGACGCGAAGGCCGTCTTCGAGAGACTCGGCGAGGCGGAGGCGGCGGTCCACGGCACCGACCTCGCGGAGACGCACTTCCACGAGGTCGGCGCGGACGACGCCATCGCCGACGTGGTCGGCGCGTGCCTCCTCCTCGACGACCTCGACGTCGAACGCGTCGTCACCACGCCCCTCGCGACGGGCGGCGGCGACCAGACGATGGCCCACGGCACCTACCCCGTCCCGACGCCAGCGGTGGTCGAAATCGCCACGCACGCCGACTGGTCGTTGAGAGGAGGCCCCGTCGAGGCGGAACTGCTGACGCCGACGGGCGCGGCCGTCCTCGCGCACCTCGCTGAGGGCGTCGAGACGCTCCCGACCCTGGAACTCGACGCCGTCGGCTACGGCGCCGGCGGCTACGACTTCCCCGACCATCCGAACGTCCTCCGCACCCTCGTCGGCGACGGCGCGGGCCGCCTCGCGCGCGACGAGATAACGGTGCTGGAGACGAACGTGGACGACGCCTCGCCGGAACTCCTCGGAAGCCTCCAGTCGACGCTGACCGACGCCGGCGCGCGCGACGTGACCGTCCTGCCGGCGACGATGAAGAAGTCCCGCCCCGGCCACCTCGTGAAGGTCATCGTCAAGCCCGAGGACGCCGAACGCGTCGCGCACCGACTCGCCGTGGAGACGGGGTCGCTGGGCGTCCGCGAACACGGTGCGGGACACCGCTGGGTGGCATCCAGACGGTTCGAGACGGCCGAACTGGAAATCGAGGGCGAACGCTTCGAGGTGCCGGTGAAAGTCGCGGCCGACACCGACGGCGAGGTGTACGACTACAGCGCCGAGTTCGAGGACGCCGCCGCCGTCGCCGACGCCACGGGCCTGCCCGTCCGCGAGGTGATGCGCCGCGCGGAGAACGCCGTCGCCGACGAGTGA
- the radB gene encoding DNA repair and recombination protein RadB → MSDPVTTGCRSLDDLLGGGFERGTVTQVYGPPAAGKTNVALSAAVRVAAAGGTVVYIDTEGLSVDRFRQLAEHVAGPDQSIEDVTSRLIVSEAHDFEEQEEAVRDASEFAERADLVVLDSATGFYRLERTIDQNDGGESLRRVARQVTHLLSLARKHDLAVVITNQVFTDPDSDGIRALGGHTLEHWTGAVLRIDRFRGGNRRATLEKHRAKPAGESVTFEITDGGISSTQL, encoded by the coding sequence GTGTCCGACCCAGTCACTACCGGATGCCGTTCGCTCGACGACCTCTTGGGGGGCGGGTTCGAGCGCGGCACCGTCACGCAGGTCTACGGACCGCCGGCGGCGGGGAAGACGAACGTCGCGCTGTCGGCCGCGGTCCGGGTCGCCGCCGCGGGCGGCACCGTCGTCTACATCGACACCGAGGGGCTCTCGGTCGACCGGTTCCGCCAACTCGCAGAGCACGTCGCGGGGCCGGACCAGTCCATCGAGGACGTGACCTCCCGGCTCATCGTCTCGGAGGCGCACGATTTCGAAGAGCAGGAGGAGGCCGTCCGCGACGCGAGCGAGTTCGCCGAACGCGCGGACCTCGTCGTCCTCGACAGCGCGACGGGCTTCTACCGCCTCGAACGGACGATAGACCAGAACGACGGCGGCGAGTCGCTCCGGCGGGTCGCTCGACAGGTCACGCACCTGCTCTCGCTGGCGCGCAAACACGACCTCGCGGTGGTCATCACGAATCAGGTGTTCACCGACCCCGACAGCGACGGTATCCGCGCCCTCGGCGGTCACACGCTCGAACACTGGACCGGCGCGGTCCTCCGCATCGACCGCTTCCGCGGCGGCAACCGCCGGGCGACGCTGGAGAAACACCGCGCGAAACCCGCCGGCGAGTCGGTGACGTTCGAGATAACCGACGGCGGCATCTCCTCGACGCAACTGTAG
- the phoU gene encoding phosphate signaling complex protein PhoU, which produces MPRQQYQDALESLRDDVLYMSEVVAERLRMGLDALEQKDDQLAEEVVEGDGEVNRMYLDLEQDCIDLIALQQPVASDLRFIAASFKIITDLERIGDLATNLAGYATEAEHDVFPEVDIQQIGDETMEMLDTAMDAYAEEDPDMCRQVAAHDDEVDAMCEAASETVVRDLIEKDPFSEEERDAESFMGDISRMLLTVRDLERIGDHAVNIAARALYMVEDDDELLY; this is translated from the coding sequence ATGCCCCGACAACAGTATCAAGACGCGCTCGAATCGCTCCGGGACGACGTCCTCTACATGAGCGAGGTCGTCGCCGAGCGACTTCGGATGGGTCTGGACGCACTCGAACAGAAAGACGATCAACTCGCGGAGGAGGTCGTCGAAGGCGACGGCGAGGTCAACCGCATGTACCTCGACCTCGAACAGGACTGCATCGACCTCATCGCACTCCAGCAACCGGTCGCCTCGGACCTCCGCTTCATCGCGGCGTCGTTCAAGATCATCACCGACCTCGAACGCATCGGCGACCTCGCGACGAACCTCGCCGGGTACGCCACCGAGGCCGAACACGACGTGTTCCCCGAGGTCGACATCCAGCAGATCGGCGACGAGACGATGGAGATGCTCGACACCGCGATGGACGCCTACGCGGAGGAGGACCCCGACATGTGCCGGCAGGTCGCCGCCCACGACGACGAGGTGGACGCGATGTGCGAGGCGGCCAGCGAGACGGTCGTCCGCGACCTCATCGAGAAGGACCCGTTCAGCGAGGAGGAACGCGACGCCGAGTCGTTCATGGGCGACATCTCCCGCATGCTGCTCACCGTCCGCGACCTCGAACGCATCGGCGACCACGCGGTCAACATCGCCGCGCGCGCCCTCTACATGGTCGAAGACGACGACGAACTGCTCTATTAA